The region GATACGCTGCTCGTCGCGACCGAGGCGACTGGACCCACGCGCAGTGTCCGTTGGGATCAGAGCGTGGTGATCGCGAACCTTCGCGTCGTCGACGAACCTCGCACCCAGTGGGCGGCTGCCGCAGCCCTCCGCGAGGAGTTCGGTGTAACCCGGGGAGATGGCTGCGACGATCCGGGGAAGCGTTTTGGCGTCATCTCGTGTGAGCACTCGGCTGTCGGTTCGCGGGTAGCTCAGCAGCTTCTTCTCATAGAGCGCCTGTGCGAGATCCAGGGTCTTCTTGGCGGAGAAACCGTAGAGTCGATTTGCGTGGCGCTGTAGCTCAGTCAGGTCATAGAACAACGGAGGGGGTAACCGACGTTGACGTCCGCTGACCGAACGAACCTGTGCAGTGCCTGCGCGCGCGCGATCGGCAATGCGCTGGGCTTCGCTCCCGTCGACCGGCAGGCGACACCCCCGCTGGCTCGAGTCCTGCTCCGGGGGCTTGCTCTCGTGATCGGCTGCAGTTGCAGGGGCTGGCGCCAGGTCATGGGTCTCCGGCCGGATGTAGACGCCCTCGTACGAGGTCGACGAGGAGACGCCCTGATCCGCATTCTCCGTCGGCCGAAAGACCGCGCGCACTTCCTTGTAGTCTTCGGAAACGAATCGGCGGATCGCCAGTTCGCGGTCCACCACCATGGCCAGGGTGGGTGTCTGGACGCGACCGACCGACAGCATCTCTCGCGGCCCGCCCTGGCGAAGCGTGTAGGCCCGCGTGAGATTCATCCCTACCAACCAATCGGCGCGGCTTCTTCCCCGGGCCGCGTCGGCCAGGCCGTCAAACTCCTGGGCCGGGCGCAGGTCGGCAAAGCCCCGGCGAATGGCGTCGTCGGTCAGTGACGAGATCCAGAGCCTGCGCACGGGTTTGGTTGCGCCCGCCGCTTCGTAGATAAAACGAAAGATCAGCTCACCTTCGCGACCGGCGTCAGTGGCACACACGACTTCGTCGATGTCTCGGTCACACAGGATTTGCTTGATGATTTCGAACTGGTGCCGGGTTTTTTCGTAGACCCGCAGAGGCCAGTGCTTGGGAATCATCGGCAGGCTGGCGAGACTCCATCGCTTCCATTGGGCATCGATCTCATGAGGTTGCGCCGGAGAGGCCAGATGGCCGATCGCCCAGGTGACCACGTAGCCATTGCCCTCGAGGGCCCCGTCGCGCCGATGGGTCGCGCCCAGAACCTTGGCGATATCCCGGGCCACTGATGGCTTCTCGGCCAGCACTGCAGTTGTCATGGGCGGGGTCCGACGTGCGCCTGTTTTCGCGTGTTCGCGGGTTCAAACGTCATGCATTGAGTTTCTGGGGAACCGTGCGGGGGGCTGCACGCGGTACGAGGGTAGCGCGGACACATCGTTTGGGGAGCGATAAAACTTGCTCGATCGTGCTTCGCCCCGCATCATCCGCCCGTGCGCCGCCCGAACGCGTTGGCGCGACGTTGTGCAAGAGGGGGGGGGGGAGCAAGATGAGCAACTTTGTAATCCATGGCGGGCGCCCCATCAAGGGGCACGTCCGGGTCAGCGGGAACAAGAACGCCACGCTGCCGATGATCGCGGCTGCGCTCCTCACCGACGAAGAAGTCGTATTGGAAAATGTGCCCGCGATCCGAGATGTCGAATCCATGCTCGAGATCGCGAAGTATCTGGGCGCAGAAGTGACTCGCGAGCAATCGACAGTTCGCATCCGCGCGCGCGAAATCGTGACCCATGAGATTCCCTGGGAGCTGTGCGAGAAGAACCGTACGAGTTTTTTGTTTGTTGCTCCGCTGCTACATCGTGTCGCCGAAGCCCAGGTGCACCCGCCTGGCGGGGACATGATCGGGCGGCGAAGACTCGACGCGCACTTCTATGGCTTCGAAAAATTGGGTTGTCGAGTCGACCCAGAATCCTACAAGCTGGTCGCGCCTCGTGGGATGCGCGGCAGCGTGATGTTTTTCGACGAAGCCAGCGTCACGGCGACCGAACACATCCTGATGGCTGCGGTGCTCGCCGAGGGTGTGAGCGAAATTCGCAACGCCGCCAGCGAACCTCATGTGCAGGATCTGGCCGCGCTCCTGGTCGAGATGGGGGCAGAAATCTCGGGCATCGGTACCAACACCCTGGTCGTGACCGGGGTTACGAAATTGCACGGCACGACCCATCGGATCGAGGGAGACCACATCGAAGCCGGGAGCTTCCTCGCCCTGGCCGCAGCGTTGGGCGGCGACATCGTCGTCGAGGGGATTCGCGGGAGTCACTACTGGATGATCCACCGGCTGTTCGAGCGCTTCGGGATCGAATTGGAGATCGGCTCGGATTCGATTTATCTCGCCGGCGATCAGGTGCCGCGGATTCGCCAGGACGTTGGCGGCAAGACACCCCGAGTGGACGATGGTCCCTGGCCGCAATTTCCATCGGACCTGATGAGCAGCATGCTCGTGCTGGCCACCCAGACCCACGGTTCGGTGCTGTTCTTTGAAAAACTCTTCGAAAGTCGCATGTACTTCGTCGATCCGCTGATTCAGATGGGCGCCAATATCATTGTCTGCGATCCACACCGGGTGGTGATATCGGGCAAGACTCCGTTGGTGGGGCAGACGGTCCGGAGTCCGGACATCCGCGCCGGCATGGCGCTGATTATCGCCGCGCTTTGTGCGACGCAACGTCCGAGCGTGGTGCAGAACGCCGAAATCATCGATCGCGGCTACGAGAACATCGTGGGAAAACTCACGGCTCTGGGCGCTTCCATCGAGCGAGTGGACGACTGAGCGGGCAGGGCACCGCGCAGCCTTCTGTTCCTACTCCCAGTCCCACGGCCCGCCGTCAGTCGATCACGCCATCGAGCGTGTAGTAGTCCAGGTCTTCGGGATCGAATCTACCCATGAATTTGAAAGGCAGTCCCCTGGGTAGAGCCGCCATTGTTTGTTCGGAAATTGTCATGCGCTCGGGCTTCGCCACTCTCTGCAGCTGCCCCGCAACGTCG is a window of Myxococcales bacterium DNA encoding:
- the murA gene encoding UDP-N-acetylglucosamine 1-carboxyvinyltransferase; this encodes MSNFVIHGGRPIKGHVRVSGNKNATLPMIAAALLTDEEVVLENVPAIRDVESMLEIAKYLGAEVTREQSTVRIRAREIVTHEIPWELCEKNRTSFLFVAPLLHRVAEAQVHPPGGDMIGRRRLDAHFYGFEKLGCRVDPESYKLVAPRGMRGSVMFFDEASVTATEHILMAAVLAEGVSEIRNAASEPHVQDLAALLVEMGAEISGIGTNTLVVTGVTKLHGTTHRIEGDHIEAGSFLALAAALGGDIVVEGIRGSHYWMIHRLFERFGIELEIGSDSIYLAGDQVPRIRQDVGGKTPRVDDGPWPQFPSDLMSSMLVLATQTHGSVLFFEKLFESRMYFVDPLIQMGANIIVCDPHRVVISGKTPLVGQTVRSPDIRAGMALIIAALCATQRPSVVQNAEIIDRGYENIVGKLTALGASIERVDD